A window of Pedobacter lusitanus contains these coding sequences:
- a CDS encoding DUF3127 domain-containing protein, translating into MELKGKVHEIGALQQVSETFKKRDLIIEYAENPTYPEYIRFEALQDKTALFDSLKTGDDVEVSFNLRGRPWTDKMGKVSYFNSLVVWRINALTNSGAAASTPQYAPPADLNNAPGEEDDLPF; encoded by the coding sequence ATGGAATTAAAAGGAAAAGTGCACGAAATTGGTGCATTACAGCAGGTGAGTGAGACTTTTAAAAAGCGTGATCTCATTATTGAATATGCAGAAAACCCAACTTATCCTGAATACATCAGGTTCGAGGCTTTACAAGATAAAACTGCTTTATTTGATAGCTTAAAAACTGGTGATGATGTTGAAGTTTCATTCAATTTGCGTGGTCGCCCGTGGACAGATAAAATGGGAAAAGTTTCTTATTTCAATAGTTTGGTAGTTTGGCGTATCAATGCACTGACTAATAGCGGTGCTGCGGCTTCTACTCCACAATATGCTCCCCCTGCAGATTTAAACAATGCACCGGGTGAGGAAGATGATCTGCCATTCTAA
- a CDS encoding THUMP domain-containing class I SAM-dependent RNA methyltransferase, with protein MQVFHNKSKVILTCNKRLSPYLVEEVKALGYEIVRDFPTGVELNITLTECIKLNLNLRCASQILYCLNSFKANNPEELYRELVDMPWEDLIDFSGYFSVTSNVDNPTITTPLFTNLKVKDAIVDRIKDKKGMRPNSGSDANKTVVHLYWKDDEAAIFLDTSGETLAKHGYRKIPGKAPMLEALAAGVVMSTNWDQKSPFINPMCGSGTLAIEAALLATNRRPGLFRMNYGFMHIIGYDEEVFFAERRILKDQVIKNVDLQIVATDLSEDAVDVSRKNAKTAGVDTLITFEVCDFADTQVPEGGKGVVVFNPEYGERLGVHSQLELTYKRIGDFLKKDCKGYSGYIFTGNPDLAKKIGLKASRKVEFYNGKLDCRMLEYELYDGTRRAEEERPKPKEHNPEN; from the coding sequence ATGCAAGTTTTCCACAACAAAAGTAAGGTTATTTTAACCTGTAACAAAAGACTTTCGCCTTATCTGGTAGAAGAGGTAAAAGCGCTTGGCTATGAAATCGTAAGAGATTTCCCTACCGGAGTAGAGTTGAATATCACCTTAACAGAGTGTATTAAACTGAATTTAAACCTGAGATGTGCCAGTCAGATCTTATACTGTTTAAATAGCTTTAAAGCCAATAATCCCGAAGAATTATACCGCGAACTGGTAGATATGCCATGGGAAGATCTGATTGATTTTTCCGGTTATTTCTCGGTTACTTCCAACGTAGATAATCCAACGATAACCACTCCGCTTTTCACTAACCTGAAAGTTAAGGATGCTATCGTTGACAGAATAAAAGACAAAAAAGGAATGCGTCCGAATTCGGGTTCAGATGCGAACAAAACTGTAGTCCACCTTTACTGGAAAGACGACGAAGCAGCTATTTTTCTGGATACCTCGGGAGAAACTTTAGCCAAACACGGTTATCGTAAAATTCCTGGAAAAGCACCGATGCTTGAAGCTCTTGCGGCAGGCGTAGTGATGAGTACAAACTGGGACCAGAAATCACCATTTATTAACCCGATGTGTGGTTCAGGAACCCTGGCTATTGAAGCCGCATTACTGGCGACCAACAGAAGACCTGGTTTATTCCGGATGAATTATGGTTTTATGCATATCATTGGCTATGATGAGGAAGTGTTTTTTGCTGAACGCAGAATTCTTAAAGACCAGGTCATCAAAAATGTTGATTTGCAGATTGTAGCGACAGATTTATCGGAAGACGCAGTTGATGTGAGCCGTAAAAATGCAAAAACTGCCGGTGTAGATACCCTGATTACCTTTGAAGTTTGTGATTTTGCAGACACACAGGTTCCTGAAGGCGGAAAAGGTGTGGTCGTATTCAACCCTGAATATGGGGAGCGTCTGGGTGTTCACTCTCAGCTGGAACTGACCTATAAGCGGATTGGTGATTTCCTGAAAAAGGACTGTAAAGGTTACAGTGGCTATATTTTCACCGGTAATCCTGATCTGGCTAAAAAAATCGGATTAAAAGCATCCCGCAAAGTTGAATTCTATAATGGTAAACTGGATTGCCGTATGCTGGAATACGAATTGTATGACGGTACACGCCGGGCTGAAGAAGAAAGACCTAAGCCTAAAGAACATAATCCGGAAAACTAG
- a CDS encoding helix-turn-helix domain-containing protein codes for MYSVSYIMKDAPDIKPEIVASNIRKIREFRNYTQDYLAAKLEISQNAYSKIELGYSKLTVERLFQIAAILDVKVTQLIMADYSHGVNLNQLTE; via the coding sequence ATGTATTCAGTATCATATATTATGAAAGACGCCCCGGATATAAAACCAGAAATTGTGGCAAGCAACATCAGAAAAATCAGAGAGTTTAGGAATTACACTCAGGATTATCTTGCTGCCAAACTTGAAATTTCGCAAAATGCCTACAGCAAAATTGAGCTGGGCTACAGTAAACTTACTGTAGAAAGATTATTTCAGATAGCCGCTATACTTGACGTTAAAGTCACGCAGCTGATTATGGCGGATTACAGCCATGGTGTTAATCTTAATCAGTTAACCGAATAA
- a CDS encoding HD domain-containing protein — MDLDIIKEKTISFVKKTLEGAEAGHDWFHIERVYKTALSINAKENGDLLIVTLAALLHDIADSKFNNGDEEIGPEIAGRFMQSAGIPDDIILQVQQIIRNLSYKASLGQINFFSRELDIVQDADRLDAIGAIGIARAFTYGGFKNRVLYDPEIQPDLNMSKEAYKNSVSPTINHFYEKLLRLKDLMKTGTGKQIAAQRHQFMLLYLDQFYAEWEGVS; from the coding sequence ATGGATCTGGATATTATCAAAGAAAAAACAATCAGTTTTGTAAAAAAAACGCTCGAAGGAGCTGAGGCCGGTCATGACTGGTTTCATATAGAAAGGGTTTATAAAACAGCCCTGAGTATCAATGCAAAAGAAAACGGCGATTTACTTATTGTAACTCTTGCTGCATTACTGCATGATATTGCTGACAGCAAATTCAATAACGGAGACGAAGAAATCGGGCCGGAAATCGCAGGCCGCTTCATGCAGTCAGCAGGTATCCCTGATGACATCATTCTGCAGGTACAGCAAATCATCAGAAACCTGAGTTATAAAGCCAGCCTGGGTCAGATAAACTTTTTTTCCAGAGAGCTGGATATTGTACAGGATGCAGACAGACTCGATGCTATAGGTGCCATTGGAATTGCCAGGGCCTTCACTTATGGCGGATTTAAAAACAGGGTACTCTATGACCCGGAAATTCAGCCCGACCTGAATATGAGTAAAGAAGCCTATAAAAACTCGGTCTCCCCTACCATCAATCATTTTTATGAAAAACTCCTTCGCCTGAAGGATCTGATGAAAACCGGCACCGGAAAACAAATTGCAGCGCAGAGACATCAGTTTATGCTGCTCTATCTGGATCAGTTTTATGCAGAATGGGAAGGTGTAAGTTAA
- a CDS encoding sensor histidine kinase: MKLSVLVLITALAVGLSIGLVNFHFQQSWYFMLVSFGVSFVTSFIMFYYLLEKYIYSKIKLIYKLIHNLKLGKDLKDALGEYVSTDPINDVEHEVKEWAGAKKQEIDLLKKQEQFRREFLSNVSHEFKTPLFAIQGYIETLQDCLLDDPEMAVKFLQKAEKNVERLSYLINDLDAISKLESGEVPIDYRKFDFVLLAKEVMEALEDKASKRKVQLSFKEKYMHPAFVNADREKIRQVMINLISNSIKYGKENGSTAIKIFELHDQYLIEVTDDGIGIDEKHLPRLFERFYRIDSHRSREVGGTGLGLAIVKHILEAHQQIISVRSTLQIGTTFAFTLQKIG; encoded by the coding sequence ATGAAGTTAAGTGTCCTTGTTCTGATTACTGCTCTGGCAGTTGGCCTGTCTATCGGGCTGGTAAATTTCCATTTCCAGCAAAGCTGGTATTTTATGCTTGTCTCTTTCGGGGTTTCGTTCGTGACAAGTTTTATTATGTTTTACTACCTGCTGGAAAAATACATCTATTCAAAAATTAAACTGATCTATAAACTGATCCATAATCTTAAGCTGGGTAAAGACCTGAAAGATGCACTGGGCGAATATGTGAGTACAGATCCGATCAATGATGTGGAGCACGAAGTGAAAGAATGGGCCGGTGCAAAGAAACAGGAAATTGACCTGCTTAAAAAACAGGAACAGTTCAGAAGAGAATTTTTATCAAATGTCTCTCATGAATTTAAGACCCCGCTTTTTGCAATTCAGGGTTATATAGAAACTTTACAGGACTGTCTGCTGGACGATCCTGAAATGGCTGTTAAATTTCTGCAAAAGGCAGAGAAAAATGTTGAACGCCTGAGTTATCTGATCAATGACCTGGATGCGATTTCAAAACTTGAATCAGGAGAGGTACCTATCGATTACCGGAAGTTTGATTTTGTACTGCTGGCTAAGGAAGTTATGGAAGCACTGGAGGATAAAGCCAGCAAAAGAAAAGTTCAGCTCTCTTTCAAAGAGAAATATATGCACCCCGCTTTTGTAAACGCCGATCGCGAAAAAATCAGACAGGTTATGATTAACCTGATTTCCAACTCCATTAAATATGGAAAAGAAAACGGATCTACTGCTATAAAAATATTTGAATTACATGATCAGTACCTTATTGAGGTCACAGACGATGGAATTGGAATTGATGAAAAACACCTGCCCAGACTTTTTGAACGCTTCTACAGAATTGACTCTCACCGGTCAAGAGAAGTTGGCGGAACAGGTTTGGGACTGGCTATCGTCAAACATATTCTGGAAGCTCACCAGCAGATTATATCTGTGAGAAGCACTCTTCAGATCGGGACAACTTTTGCTTTTACGTTGCAAAAAATTGGTTAA
- a CDS encoding DUF47 domain-containing protein: protein MNNIFKFFTPKDKKFQPLFEQAGSNVLKISEALFLALSTKDLEKRKEYIKEIERLEHVGDEITHSIFLELSKNFITPFDREDIHALASAVDDIADYIHASASNIELYNITNIGDAMIKLAELLVEMCTDLDKAIRELRSFKNIRVIADACVRINSGENQADYVCNIAIARLFEFETNAIELIKQKEVLQTLEMATDKCEDAANVLESILVKNA from the coding sequence ATGAATAATATTTTCAAGTTCTTTACACCAAAAGACAAAAAATTCCAACCGCTGTTTGAACAAGCCGGAAGCAATGTATTAAAGATCTCAGAAGCACTTTTTCTTGCATTAAGTACAAAAGATCTGGAAAAAAGAAAAGAATATATAAAAGAGATTGAACGTCTTGAGCACGTTGGTGATGAAATCACTCACTCTATCTTCTTAGAATTAAGTAAAAACTTTATCACTCCTTTTGACAGGGAAGATATTCATGCACTGGCTAGTGCAGTTGATGATATTGCAGATTATATCCATGCTTCGGCAAGTAATATAGAACTGTATAACATTACGAATATCGGCGATGCCATGATTAAACTGGCAGAATTACTGGTAGAAATGTGTACAGATTTAGATAAGGCAATCAGAGAATTGAGAAGCTTTAAAAATATCCGTGTAATTGCTGACGCCTGTGTACGTATTAACAGTGGCGAGAATCAGGCAGATTACGTTTGTAATATTGCAATTGCGAGGTTATTTGAATTTGAAACCAATGCAATTGAACTGATCAAGCAAAAAGAAGTCCTTCAAACACTTGAAATGGCTACAGATAAATGTGAAGATGCAGCAAATGTGTTGGAATCTATATTGGTTAAAAACGCTTAA
- a CDS encoding inorganic phosphate transporter produces MLTPLLIVVIVLAIGFDYINGFHDAANSIATVVSTKVLTPFQAVLWAALFNFAAYFYFTDHKVANTIAKTVVENFITLEVILAGLLAAITWNLFTWWYGIPSSSSHTLVGGFAGAGMAKAGSLGFGVLSAINLAPILKIIAFIVLAPVIGMFISVIISIILLHLSKNARPSVAEKWFKKLQLISSAALSFTHGGNDAQKVMGIIYVAMVAAKVLKTGDTMPEWIPFTCYAAISLGTMSGGWKIVKTMGSKITKVNAFEGVAAETAGAVTLGITEHFGIPVSTTHTITGSIVGVGLLKRVSAVRWGVTVSLLWAWVLTIPVSALLAAIIFKVVDVCFPGLGAV; encoded by the coding sequence ATGCTTACACCCTTATTGATCGTCGTAATTGTACTGGCCATCGGTTTCGATTATATCAATGGTTTTCACGATGCAGCTAATTCTATAGCAACCGTTGTATCAACAAAAGTACTTACCCCTTTTCAGGCAGTACTCTGGGCAGCACTTTTTAATTTTGCTGCTTACTTCTATTTTACGGATCACAAAGTTGCCAATACGATTGCTAAAACGGTTGTGGAGAATTTTATCACCCTCGAGGTAATTCTGGCCGGACTGTTAGCTGCGATTACATGGAACCTGTTTACCTGGTGGTATGGTATTCCATCGAGTTCATCACATACCCTGGTTGGAGGTTTTGCAGGAGCTGGTATGGCTAAGGCAGGATCACTGGGTTTTGGTGTGCTGTCTGCAATTAACCTTGCCCCGATCCTTAAAATCATTGCTTTTATTGTACTTGCCCCTGTTATCGGGATGTTCATATCAGTAATCATTTCGATTATTTTATTGCATCTTTCTAAAAATGCAAGACCTTCGGTTGCGGAGAAATGGTTCAAAAAACTACAGTTAATCTCTTCTGCAGCATTGAGTTTCACTCACGGAGGAAATGATGCACAGAAAGTAATGGGTATTATTTATGTAGCCATGGTTGCTGCCAAAGTATTAAAAACAGGAGATACCATGCCGGAATGGATTCCATTTACCTGTTATGCTGCCATCTCTTTAGGTACAATGAGTGGCGGATGGAAAATTGTTAAAACAATGGGTTCAAAAATCACCAAAGTAAATGCCTTTGAAGGTGTTGCTGCAGAAACTGCAGGTGCGGTAACCCTGGGTATCACAGAACATTTTGGTATACCTGTATCTACTACACATACCATTACAGGTTCAATTGTTGGGGTAGGATTGTTAAAAAGAGTTTCAGCAGTAAGATGGGGCGTAACGGTAAGTTTGCTTTGGGCATGGGTATTAACTATCCCGGTTTCAGCATTACTGGCTGCCATTATCTTTAAGGTAGTTGACGTTTGTTTTCCAGGTCTGGGAGCTGTATAA
- a CDS encoding energy transducer TonB, which translates to MNNNWLDIELLEDYLDGKLDSKAMHKIEKQALEDPFVAQALAGLSESPGRAVQNVSLLQQQLYERIARQQETKRETVFTWQRLSVAAAAAVMFISVSIMFFMKDREKRNELARTRPEKVEVNIAPLPGQAVIDSAKNDIYASNVPAKRTKEAVTGQPDLKKEIQGEVVAMDRVVQPYAIQSAPVRIGDSTVVPVQAMRRMSKSIPAADQPVIEKNEGKPLAEVAVATAVPALSAPVGGWVNLDTYLNDHNKLRGTGDKLVELSFLVDSEGKPADLKVMKGISKEFDEEAVRLIKEGPKWEQPKNKESRVSYTVVF; encoded by the coding sequence GTGAATAACAATTGGTTAGATATAGAATTACTGGAAGATTACCTGGATGGTAAGCTTGACAGCAAAGCTATGCACAAGATTGAAAAGCAGGCGCTGGAAGATCCTTTTGTTGCACAGGCACTTGCAGGTTTAAGTGAATCGCCGGGAAGGGCTGTGCAAAACGTATCTCTGCTTCAGCAGCAGCTATATGAACGTATAGCCCGGCAGCAGGAAACTAAAAGAGAAACTGTCTTTACCTGGCAGCGTCTGAGCGTGGCAGCAGCAGCGGCGGTAATGTTTATTTCTGTCAGTATCATGTTCTTCATGAAGGACAGGGAGAAAAGAAATGAGTTAGCGAGAACCAGGCCGGAAAAGGTTGAAGTAAACATTGCTCCTTTACCAGGTCAGGCAGTTATAGATTCGGCTAAAAATGATATTTATGCCAGTAATGTACCTGCAAAAAGAACTAAAGAAGCAGTAACCGGGCAGCCGGATCTTAAAAAAGAGATACAGGGTGAAGTCGTGGCAATGGACAGAGTGGTTCAGCCATATGCCATACAGAGTGCTCCGGTGAGGATTGGTGATAGTACAGTGGTTCCTGTTCAGGCGATGCGCAGAATGAGTAAAAGTATTCCGGCCGCAGATCAGCCCGTGATAGAGAAAAATGAGGGTAAACCACTGGCAGAAGTAGCAGTAGCTACGGCTGTACCGGCACTATCTGCTCCGGTGGGCGGATGGGTAAATCTCGATACTTACCTGAATGATCACAATAAATTGCGTGGTACCGGAGATAAGCTGGTCGAATTAAGCTTCCTGGTTGACAGCGAAGGTAAGCCTGCTGATCTGAAGGTCATGAAAGGTATCAGTAAAGAATTTGATGAAGAAGCTGTAAGGCTGATTAAGGAAGGACCTAAATGGGAACAACCTAAAAATAAAGAAAGCCGTGTGAGTTACACGGTTGTGTTTTAA
- a CDS encoding RNA polymerase sigma factor, whose product MKFIKNTAGVRDTDDAGLLLQYKSTGSLDALGVLYNRYMHLVYGVCLNYFKDEEASKDAVMQIFEELVVKLKIHEVQNFKSWLHVLTRNHCLMALRKLAKNNTVSIDDTFVENTDFVHLDIDDTKEKQLTVMERCMETLTEEQRTSVDLFYLQEKCYKEVAELTGYEMVKVKSYIQNGKRNLKICIEKNSSE is encoded by the coding sequence TTGAAATTTATAAAAAATACAGCAGGAGTCAGAGATACCGATGATGCAGGCCTTCTTTTACAGTACAAAAGTACAGGAAGTCTGGATGCATTAGGGGTGCTTTATAACCGGTATATGCATCTTGTTTACGGGGTTTGTCTTAATTATTTCAAAGACGAGGAAGCGAGCAAGGATGCCGTTATGCAGATTTTTGAAGAACTGGTAGTCAAACTGAAGATTCATGAGGTTCAGAATTTCAAAAGCTGGCTGCATGTATTGACCAGAAATCATTGTTTAATGGCACTGAGGAAGTTAGCTAAAAACAATACGGTCTCAATTGATGATACTTTTGTGGAAAATACCGACTTTGTGCATCTGGATATAGATGATACCAAAGAAAAGCAACTGACCGTTATGGAAAGGTGTATGGAGACCCTGACCGAAGAGCAGCGCACGAGTGTGGATTTATTCTATCTCCAGGAAAAATGTTATAAAGAAGTAGCAGAACTGACCGGGTATGAAATGGTCAAGGTAAAGAGCTATATTCAGAACGGAAAACGCAATTTGAAAATTTGCATAGAGAAAAACAGCAGTGAATAA
- a CDS encoding DUF4197 domain-containing protein → MNKIKLLSLAFAAIALNTYNAQSQSLGSILKKVKSATETKTTTTQPANQQTNQPTATATTSTAVKPSTLEIGTGIKQALEAGISKGADQLSMKDGFLGNMAVKILFPPEAQKVEKALRSVGLGSLADNVVTSLNRAAEDAAKEAKPIFVSAIKQMTITDATNILLGSENSATEYFKKATTSQLMEKFKPVVTSSLSKVGAAKYWGDATNQYNKLPLVKPVTTDLTGYVTQKAVEGMFIQVAQEEAAIRNNLGGRTTSVLQKVFGYADQKK, encoded by the coding sequence ATGAATAAAATCAAATTATTATCCCTGGCTTTCGCAGCCATCGCACTGAACACCTATAACGCACAAAGCCAATCACTTGGAAGCATTTTAAAAAAAGTAAAATCTGCAACCGAGACTAAGACAACTACTACCCAGCCGGCAAACCAGCAAACAAATCAGCCCACGGCTACCGCAACAACTTCTACAGCAGTTAAACCAAGTACCCTGGAAATTGGTACCGGAATTAAACAGGCACTGGAAGCAGGTATTTCCAAAGGGGCAGATCAGTTATCTATGAAAGACGGTTTCCTGGGTAATATGGCAGTTAAAATATTATTCCCTCCCGAAGCACAAAAGGTAGAAAAAGCACTGAGAAGTGTAGGTCTGGGTTCTCTGGCTGATAATGTCGTGACCAGTTTAAACAGGGCAGCAGAAGATGCAGCAAAAGAAGCTAAACCGATATTCGTCTCGGCAATTAAACAAATGACCATTACTGATGCTACAAATATTTTACTGGGGAGTGAAAATTCAGCAACTGAATATTTTAAAAAGGCAACGACTTCTCAACTGATGGAGAAATTCAAACCTGTCGTTACTTCCAGTTTAAGTAAAGTCGGCGCAGCTAAATATTGGGGAGACGCAACCAATCAGTACAATAAATTACCATTGGTTAAACCGGTAACTACTGATCTTACGGGTTATGTAACTCAGAAAGCCGTAGAAGGCATGTTTATCCAGGTTGCACAGGAAGAGGCAGCGATCAGAAATAACCTGGGCGGACGTACGACATCAGTTCTTCAGAAAGTATTCGGATACGCCGATCAGAAAAAATAA
- a CDS encoding DEAD/DEAH box helicase: protein MDFKDFNFNPDLLEGLLAMGFRNATPIQQEAIPLILAKKDLIACAQTGTGKTGAYLLPVMNMISQTEERHNNTLILAPTRELAQQIDLQVEALSYFTNISSLTVYGGGDGIAYEQQKRSMREGVDIIIATPGRLISHLSSGLLKLDQLQHLVLDEADRMLDMGFYDDIMRIVSFLPEKRQTVLFSATMPPKIRKLAGNLLKDPEQISIAISKPAAGINQQAYIVHDTQKVKLLTELMKNVDYPSILIFASTKDKVKNLGKVFRGLGFKAEAFHSDLGQKEREAILSEFKNKRVPVLIGTDVLSRGIDVEGITLVINFDVPHDPEDYIHRIGRTARAATTGTAITLVNDKDKRKFANIEKLIGKPIDRMPLPEHLGAAPVETAVTTEPKTEHKKKKAPQRKFWKKKPKTNGSLPQAENTAPKTEGSVPKSE from the coding sequence TTGGATTTTAAAGATTTTAATTTTAACCCTGATCTATTAGAGGGTTTATTAGCAATGGGTTTCAGAAATGCAACCCCTATACAACAGGAAGCAATTCCGCTTATCCTGGCAAAAAAAGACCTGATTGCCTGCGCCCAGACCGGGACAGGAAAAACAGGAGCTTATTTGCTGCCGGTCATGAATATGATCAGCCAGACCGAGGAGCGGCATAATAATACGCTTATTCTTGCCCCTACCCGGGAGCTTGCACAGCAAATTGATCTGCAGGTTGAAGCACTTTCCTATTTCACCAATATCAGCTCCCTGACAGTTTACGGAGGAGGAGATGGTATTGCCTATGAACAACAGAAACGCAGTATGCGTGAAGGTGTGGACATTATCATTGCCACGCCGGGCAGACTGATTTCTCACCTTTCTTCAGGATTACTCAAACTTGATCAGCTACAGCACCTGGTTCTGGATGAAGCGGACAGGATGCTCGACATGGGTTTTTATGATGATATTATGCGCATCGTAAGTTTCCTTCCGGAAAAAAGACAAACGGTATTATTTTCGGCAACCATGCCACCTAAAATAAGAAAGCTTGCAGGTAACCTGTTAAAAGATCCTGAACAGATCAGTATTGCAATTTCAAAACCTGCAGCCGGGATCAATCAGCAGGCTTATATCGTACATGATACACAGAAAGTAAAATTGCTTACTGAACTCATGAAAAACGTTGATTATCCAAGTATTTTAATTTTTGCTTCTACGAAAGACAAGGTTAAAAATCTGGGTAAAGTCTTCCGTGGACTTGGATTTAAAGCAGAAGCTTTTCACTCCGATCTGGGACAAAAAGAAAGAGAAGCTATTTTATCAGAATTTAAAAATAAACGTGTTCCTGTGCTGATTGGTACTGATGTATTATCCAGAGGAATTGATGTGGAAGGAATCACGCTGGTAATCAATTTTGATGTACCACATGATCCGGAAGATTATATTCACAGGATAGGCCGGACAGCGAGAGCTGCAACCACAGGTACAGCGATCACTTTAGTTAATGATAAGGACAAACGTAAGTTTGCCAACATTGAGAAGCTGATTGGCAAACCCATAGACAGAATGCCTTTACCTGAACATCTGGGTGCGGCACCTGTAGAAACAGCTGTTACCACAGAACCTAAAACAGAGCACAAAAAAAAGAAAGCACCTCAGCGTAAGTTCTGGAAAAAGAAACCTAAAACCAATGGTTCGTTGCCCCAGGCTGAGAATACTGCACCAAAAACAGAAGGTTCCGTACCTAAATCTGAATAA
- a CDS encoding replication-associated recombination protein A encodes MQNLPPLAERMRPQNLDEYVGQQHLVGPDAVLRKAIQSGQLPSMIFWGPPGVGKTTLAYIISQTLDRPFFNLSAINSGVRDIRDVIDKAALLKDSFLGLPILFIDEIHRFSKSQQDSLLGAVERGLVTLIGATTENPSFEVISALLSRCQVYILKSLDEQELSGLLQTAIREDVILKEKKITIKEHEALIRLSGGDARKLLNVLEIAINGIGGDQLVLTNENVLKHAQQNLALYDKAGEQHYDIISAFIKSIRGSDPNAAVYWLARMIEGGEDPLFIARRLLILASEDIGNANPNALLLANNCFQAVNVIGYPEARIILSQAVTYLASSVKSNAAYEAINKAQQLVRETGNLPVPLPIRNAPTKLMKNIGYGKDYKYAHGYEGNFTAQEYLPDLISGTKLYDPGHNPAEDKLREKLKQNWKDKYGY; translated from the coding sequence ATGCAAAACCTACCTCCATTAGCCGAACGGATGCGTCCGCAAAATCTGGATGAATATGTTGGACAACAACATTTGGTAGGTCCGGATGCGGTACTGCGCAAAGCGATACAAAGCGGCCAGCTCCCTTCCATGATCTTCTGGGGCCCTCCGGGGGTCGGAAAAACAACTTTAGCCTATATTATCTCGCAAACGTTAGATCGTCCGTTTTTTAATCTGAGTGCCATTAATTCAGGAGTCAGGGACATACGCGATGTTATCGATAAAGCAGCACTGTTAAAGGATAGTTTTCTGGGCTTACCGATCTTATTCATTGATGAGATCCACAGATTCAGTAAATCACAGCAGGATAGTTTACTGGGCGCAGTAGAACGCGGCCTGGTTACACTCATTGGTGCTACGACAGAAAATCCTTCTTTTGAAGTGATTTCCGCTTTATTATCCCGCTGCCAGGTTTACATCCTGAAATCACTGGATGAGCAGGAGCTTTCCGGTCTGCTGCAAACTGCAATCCGTGAAGATGTCATCCTGAAAGAGAAAAAAATCACCATTAAAGAGCATGAAGCACTGATCCGTTTATCCGGAGGTGATGCCCGAAAGCTACTCAATGTACTGGAAATTGCAATTAATGGCATTGGTGGTGATCAGCTGGTTCTGACCAACGAAAATGTACTGAAACACGCCCAGCAGAATCTCGCTTTATATGACAAGGCCGGAGAACAGCATTATGATATCATTTCTGCTTTTATCAAATCCATAAGAGGAAGTGATCCCAATGCCGCTGTTTACTGGCTTGCCAGAATGATTGAAGGCGGCGAAGATCCGTTATTTATTGCCAGACGGTTACTCATTCTCGCTTCGGAAGATATCGGCAATGCCAATCCCAATGCGCTGTTACTGGCCAATAACTGCTTTCAGGCGGTGAATGTCATCGGTTATCCCGAAGCCAGAATCATTCTTTCACAGGCAGTGACCTATCTTGCCTCTTCGGTGAAAAGCAACGCTGCTTACGAAGCGATCAATAAGGCACAGCAACTGGTCAGAGAGACCGGTAATTTACCTGTTCCCTTACCTATCAGAAATGCGCCAACCAAACTGATGAAAAATATCGGTTATGGAAAAGACTACAAGTATGCTCATGGTTATGAAGGGAATTTTACTGCCCAGGAATATTTACCTGACCTGATCAGCGGCACCAAACTATATGATCCGGGACATAATCCTGCGGAAGATAAACTCAGAGAAAAATTGAAACAGAACTGGAAAGATAAATACGGTTACTAG